From one Rhopalosiphum padi isolate XX-2018 chromosome 2, ASM2088224v1, whole genome shotgun sequence genomic stretch:
- the LOC132920775 gene encoding LMBR1 domain-containing protein 2 homolog, producing the protein MTVGIFSAEVIFAFILTTVILNRYGNWKTQNIVVTTAVLIAWYFSLLIIFVLPIDISLAAYRKCVQDGQINYDNTTNSSQDSSACKKPWSYVPESTLPNMWRVVYWTSQFLTWFVMPVMQYYVKSGEFTLKDKLKNAIKSNTLYYSTLLLIVTILIIYIALKPGVHLDWQKLKAIASSASNTWGLFLLILLLGIALVDIPRELWRSSQIDYTLRKVYFKLSKLNTEKLESEGALEDVLESIKSVSISMSPNDALYDCFQIILKKVPEDQQDFLKNVRSNSRNHTTPPSIGMLTRLHKQLIVAVHMYHRTETQGSLMLEKAIFLEDINSNMTSRERKFKKMFNKPSKLNSYADTSTIEWYWWCRLHPTMLRALSVITGMLSVIIVWSEMTFFKKQPVLSIFALMVNMAKQNNDYVMIQVLSTLSIAYLAYCTYSTIFKIKLLNIYYLAPNHQTTESSLIFFGLLLSRLTSPMCLNFLGLIHMDSHVIKSRILETDYTQIMGHMDVITIISDGFNVYFPTLILAVCLATYFNIGSRILSILGFPQFLEDDDLVIDYIQEGRLLVVREKERRERKIRGNEMRRKYRERSLPNANEDVEERVPPSRRENMKSYLLDNADPIDRSYHSYSTNNTPEVERQLPSVSTRPNSTWEPPRNIFSDL; encoded by the exons atgacTGTGGGAATATTCAGCGCCGAAGTTATATTCGCTTTTATTTTAACTACGGTGATACTTAACCGTTATGGCAATTGGAAAACtcaaaatattgttgttacaaCAGCTGTGCTCATTGCTTGGTATTTTTCTCTATTAATTATCTTCGTTCTTCCTATCGATATATCATTG GCAGCTTATCGTAAGTGTGTTCAAGATGGGCAAATCAATTACGATAATACTACAAATTCTAGTCAAGATTCATCAGCCTGTAAAAAACCCTGGAGTTATGTGCCAGAATCTACGTTACCAAACATGTGGAGAGTTGTTTATTGGACTTCTCAATTTCTAACATG GTTTGTTATGCCAGTTATGCAATATTATGTGAAGTCTGGAGAATTTACACTGAAGGACAAATTGAAAAATGCTATTAAAAGCAATACACTctattatagtacattattgttaattgttacaatacttataatttacattgCTCTTAAGCCAGGAGTGCATTTAGATTG gcAAAAATTAAAAGCTATTGCATCATCTGCTAGCAATACATGGGGAttgtttctattaatattattgttaggtatTGCATTAGTGGACATTCCAAGAGAATTATGGCGGTCTAGTCAAATTGATTATACATTGAGAAAAGTATATTTCAAACTGTCAAAACTTAATACAGAAAAGTTAGAATCCGAAGGAGCTTTAGAAGATGTTCTTGAA TCAATAAAAAGTGTTAGTATCAGTATGAGCCCAAATGATGCGTTGTatgattgttttcaaataattttgaaaaaagttcCCGAGGATCAAcaagattttttgaaaaatgtgcgATCAAATTCAAGGAATCATACAACACCTCCTTCAATTGGCATGTTAACTCGACTTCATAAACAA ttgATTGTTGCTGTGCATATGTATCATCGTACAGAGACACAAGGCAGTTTAATGCTAGAAAAAGCCATTTTCTTGGAAGACATTAATTCAAACATGACATCTAGAGAacgaaagtttaaaaaaatgttcaataagcCTTCAAAATTGAATAGTTATGCAGACACGTCAACAATTG AATGGTATTGGTGGTGTCGCTTACATCCTACGATGCTTCGGGCTTTATCAGTGATTACTGGCATGCTATCAGTTATTATTGTGTGGTCTgaaatgacattttttaaaaagcaACCAGTGCTCTCTATTTTTGCTCTCATGGTGAATATGGCAAAACAAAACAATGATTATGTTATGATACAG GTTTTATCTACTTTATCCATTGCTTACTTGGCATATTGTACGTATTCAACAATATTTAAGATCAAATTGCTTAACATTTACTACCTAGCACCAAACCATCAAACTACTGAAAGTAGCTTAATTTTTTTCGGACT gttGTTGAGTCGTCTAACATCACCAATGTGTTTAAATTTTCTTGGACTTATTCACATGGACAGTCATGTGATAAAAAGTCGTATTCTTGAAACTGATTATACCCAG ataatggGACATATGGatgttattacaataatcaGTGATGGTTTCAATGTATACTTTCCAACCCTCATACTTGCTGTATGTTTAGCGACTTATTTTAACATTGGATCAAGAATATTGTCCATATTAGGATTTCCTCAGTTTTTGGAAGATGATGATTTGGTGATCGATTATATTCAAGAAGGGCGTTTGCTTGTTGTTCGAG AAAAAGAAAGACGTGAACGTAAAATACGAGGTAACGAAATGCGTCGTAAATATAGAGAAAGGTCTTTACCAAATGCAAATGAAGATGTCGAAGAAA GAGTTCCACCATCTCGGAGAGAAAACATGAAATCATATTTGTTGGATAATGCTGATCCCATTGATCGATCTTATCATAGCTATAGTACGAATAATACACCTGAAGTCGAGAGACAGTTACCCAGTGTGAGTACAAGGCCTAACAGTACGTGGGAGCCACCGAGGAATATATTtagtgatttataa
- the LOC132920776 gene encoding dynein axonemal assembly factor 10 has translation MNKLSKSQIIIHREKSVNYQLKDCQWIHNSAKFTAVGGKPNLKGVINIYRLDDNDIQIVQEYEKSVAIECATFQSSSINKTHLAVGNFEGDLEIVDLEYSAKSLYSVKAHQGLIYCIDGIGGLGIGCGAPELVTGGKDGSVKIWDPREKLPVAKMETAIGATKRDCWTVAFGNAYNSEERIVCAGYDNGDIKMLDLRAMALRWETNVSNGVCSLEFDRRDIKMNKLIVTTIESHFYVFDIKVQHPTKGFGYIKNNVHKHTIWTVRHLPQHREIFTTTGGNGSIYLWKYMYPEDRYTTESDGDKITNPGKLQLIQNQLISTQPINNFRWCPSKLGLALSTSFDQNIRLLIFTKLNLY, from the exons atgaataaattaagcAAATCCCAGATTATTATTCACAGGGAGAAGTCTGTTAATTATCAGTTAAAAGATTGTCAATGGATTCACAACTCAGCTAAATTCACAGCAGTTGGTGGCAAACCAAACTTGAAAGgtgttataaacatatataggtTGGATGATAATGACATACAAATTGTTCAAGAATATGAGAAATCAGTTGCCATTGAATGTGCTACATTTCAATCGAGTTCTATCAATAAAACACATTTGGCAGTTGGAAACTTTGAAGGTGACTTAGAGATTGTGGACTTAGAGTATTCAGCTAAGTCACTCTATTCAGTAAAAGCTCATCAAGGTCTTATATATTGCATTGATGGTATTGGTGGGCTTGGAATTGGGTGTGGAGCTCCTGAATTAGTAACag GTGGGAAGGATGGTTCAGTAAAAATATGGGATCCAAGAGAAAAATTACCAGTGGCAAAAATGGAAACTGCGATTGGTGCTACAAAGAGAGATTGTTGGACAGTAGCATTTGGAAATGCTTACAACTCAGAAGAAAGAATTGTTTGTGCTGGTTATGATAATGGTGACATAAAAATGTTAGACTTAAGAGCAATGGCATTACGCTGGGAAACCAATGTATCAAATGGAGTTTGTAGTTTAGAATTTGATAGAAgagatattaaaatgaataaactaATAGTCACAACAATAGAATcacatttttatgtattcgATATTAAAGTTCAACATCCTACAAAAGGTTttggttatataaaaaataatgtacacaaaCATACCATTTGGACTGTAAGACATTTACCACAACATCGAGAAATTTTTACTACTACTGGAGGAAATGGTTCAATATACTTGTGGAAATATATGTATCCTGAAGATAGATATACAACTGAATCTGATGGAGACAAGATAACAAATCCAGGAAAATTACAATTGATTCAAAATCAGTTAATATCAACTCAACCAATCAATAATTTTCGATGGTGTCCGAGCAAATTAGGTCTAGCATTGTCTACATCATTTGATCAAAATATTAGACTATTAATTTTCACAAAACTTAACTTATATTAA
- the LOC132920489 gene encoding X-ray repair cross-complementing protein 6-like codes for MEDLSDSPIVWESESFEEEKQKWFVKQHIMFLIDASKPMFNTYDNTTFFATSISLCKNVVLKLIRESRNDKIGILIYGTDDENRKCPKYINVLSEPIKPNIQLIKKLDDILTSKSIQTGQSPLSPLSDAIWYGNYLIKKFSENQSCSTIMLITCNDQPEIGDSKKQFHLRTRIDDVIKNNFDFKLIPIGTTFNMNLFYEGLLKNFNSISKPMKGLKSIDDIMLEINEKLKHGRSVSKIKFYINNDYYISTSLFRFYTKSKIPSKVRLDKRTNKPLTSNTQVFTIENEELMYKSDQAKYLVLADKRIIFKNEDLAILKSGILEPGIRLLGFTNKENIMISYHFKTPIFLRPNSDVDIGGTRMFISLIECCLEKNKYIMCFLKIRKGGKVHLSALIPQDEVIDETGTQKQPSGFHVIFLPFNECLKPVKPIEPTEDNEFLTSTQELLGMKICESMPINYYPSLIKNPKINFHWAMLESLALESEMPNILDETLPANDVFDKNLSTIKNDIYEHLLPHVSSLPKTDKKSDMNNQNFSGKGRKRKIVQ; via the coding sequence ATGGAAGATTTATCAGATTCTCCAATTGTATGGGAAAGTGAATCTTTTgaagaagaaaaacaaaaatggtttgtaaaacaacatattatgtttttaattgatGCTTCAAAACCAATGTTCAATACTTATgataatacaactttttttgCAACAAGTATTTCACTTTGCAAAAATGTAGTTCTGAAACTAATTAGAGAGAGCAGAAATGacaaaataggtatattgataTACGGTACAGACGATGAAAATAGAAAATGTCCCAAGTATATTAATGTGTTATCTGAACCAATAAAAcctaatattcaattaattaaaaagctCGATGATATATTAACAAGTAAATCTATTCAAACGGGACAATCTCCATTGTCACCTCTATCAGACGCAATATGGTATGGTAactatcttataaaaaaatttagtgaGAATCAAAGCTGTAGTACTATTATGCTCATTACATGCAATGACCAACCTGAAATTGGCGATTCTAAAAAGCAATTCCATCTAAGAACAAGAATTGatgatgttattaaaaataattttgattttaaacttatacCTATTGGTACAACATTTAACATGAACCTTTTCTATGAAGGTCTCCTGAAGAACTTTAACAGTATTTCTAAACCCATGAAGGGGCTAAAAAGTATAGATGATATTATGTTGGaaatcaatgaaaaattaaaacatggtAGAAGTGTatccaaaataaaattctatattaataacgactattatatatctacatcattgtttagattttatacaaaatctaaaataccaTCAAAAGTTAGGCTGGACAAGAGAACTAATAAACCATTGACCAGTAATactcaagtatttacaatagaaaatgaagaattaatgtataaatctgATCAAGCTAAATATTTAGTGTTAGcagataaaagaataatatttaaaaacgaagATTTAGCAATTCTAAAAAGTGGCATTCTAGAACCTGGTATTAGATTACTTGGTTTtacaaataaagaaaatattatgatatcgtaTCATTTTAAAACTCCCATATTTCTTCGGCCTAATAGTGATGTAGACATAGGTGGCACGCGTATGTTTATTTCTCTTATTGAATGCTGCttggagaaaaataaatatataatgtgctTCTTAAAAATTCGGAAAGGAGGAAAGGTTCATTTATCTGCCCTGATACCTCAAGATGAAGTTATAGATGAAACTGGTACTCAAAAACAGCCATCAGGATTTCATGTTATATTTCTGCCATTTAATGAATGTTTGAAACCAGTAAAACCAATAGAACCAACAGAAGATAATGAATTTTTAACGAGTACACAAGAATTACTAGGCATGAAAATATGTGAAAGTATGCCTATCAATTATTATCCATCACTGATCAAGAACCCTAAAATCAACTTTCATTGGGCAATGTTAGAATCCTTGGCATTGGAATCAGAAATGCCAAACATTTTAGATGAAACACTTCCAGCAAAtgatgtttttgataaaaatttaagtacaataaaaaatgatatttatgaaCATCTTTTGCCACATGTTTCTAGCCTACCAAAGACAGATAAAAAATCCGATatgaataatcaaaattttagtGGAAAaggaagaaaaagaaaaattgtgcAGTAA